DNA from Anaerolineales bacterium:
TTGCAGCGCGGGCAGAATTTCTTCATTTCCAACCGCGCTTGATCGTTACGGCGGCTCTTCTCAGAGGTGTAGTTGCGCTCACGGCACTCAGTGCATTCCAGAGTGATCACTACACGCACGCCTTTCTTACCAGCCATGTAAAACTCCTAAACCCGTCTTTGCGACGTGG
Protein-coding regions in this window:
- the rpmG gene encoding 50S ribosomal protein L33, whose protein sequence is MAGKKGVRVVITLECTECRERNYTSEKSRRNDQARLEMKKFCPRCKGHRLHRETK